Proteins from one Aquila chrysaetos chrysaetos chromosome 5, bAquChr1.4, whole genome shotgun sequence genomic window:
- the PODXL gene encoding podocalyxin, with translation MRAPLLLLLLLLLGDSSQNVTTRSPANPGENGQITTTTNSIKVQGKTPTDNPGKTPSTSTMSPATVQGMKSTSKPGNSPPTAERRHSTVQTATASSNLGNPPSTPATLPATVQGATLINNSGDPLPTPTTSPQQVIPSASSRPSTTNPPATFGTAQQKTSPPASLAATTAGNAVLAPVSDSAATSGGLGTNATSPSTTEAPRSQPSDQSTSTTASSGIPKNNLTPGLKDDGVSSPTSVTKPPHSSSSSPVQGLASSTRPGSVDTSVTPFDGAVSPASSKASLPSSPGSTDKVSEAATTPTPGADQKSHDAGSASTKPASTDQSPASAQPSAPAPGDQTASSSPHHQHPNASFQNEVICKDEVQNNWPTMYLKEAKTCAEWRTASINISFFESFCSTGQHAFNASRETCTVMLTSREPRSQHWAVRAVLHLPLDPEKVLEELQEKDKLEELGIANITYDKMEREMIINDEFSTPLIITIVTLAGSLLLIAAIYGCCHQRFSQKKDQHIHPDLPGFDDGHVALIFNQRLTEELQTMENGYHDNPTLEVMETSSEMQEKKVNLNGELGDSWIVPLDTLMKDDLEEEEDTHL, from the exons AAAATGGGCAGATCACCACAACTACAAACAGCATCAAGGTGCAAGGGAAGACCCCTACAGACAATCCAGGAAAAACACCATCCACCTCTACGATGTCACCTGCTACAGTTCAAGGGATGAAGTCCACAAGCAAGCCGGGAAACTCACCGCCCACCGCTGAGAGACGACACAGCACTGTTCAAACCGCCACCGCTTCAAGCAACCTGGGAAACCCACCATCCACCCCTGCGACATTACCTGCCACAGTTCAAGGGGCCACCCTTATAAACAACTCAGGAGACCCCCTACCCACCCCCACGACATCGCCTCAGCAGGTCATCCCTTCAGCCAGCTCCAGACCCTCAACAACCAACCCTCCTGCAACCTTCGGCACTGCCCAGCAGAAGACTAGCCCTCCGGCAAGCTTGGCAGCCACCACTGCTGGAAATGCAGTCCTCGCTCCTGTGAGCGACTCTGCAGCCACCTCAGGAGGTTTAGGGACTAATGCCACATCCCCTTCCACCACGGAAGCTCCGAGAAGTCAGCCTTCAGACCAGTCGACCAGCACGACTGCGAGCAGCGGCATCCCAAAGAACAACCTTACCCCTGGGCTCAAGGACGATGGTGTCTCTTCTCCCACATCTGTCACCAAGCCGCCTCACTCTTCTTCCAGTTCTCCAGTCCAGGGACTGGCCTCTTCCACCAGACCTGGAAGCGTTGATACTTCTGTTACCCCTTTTGATGGAGCTGTGTCCCCCGCCAGTAGTAAAGCGTCTCTGCCTTCGTCACCTGGCAGCACGGACAAGGTCTCAGAGGCAGCCACCACGCCAACTCCTGGAGCAG ACCAGAAAAGCCATGACGCCGGATCTGCGTCAACGAAACCTGCAAGTACTGACCAAAGCCCTGCCAGTGCACAGCCatcagccccagccccgggggacCAGACGGCGAGCAGCAGTCCTCACCACCAGCACCCTAACGCTTCTTTCCAAAACGAG GTCATCTGTAAAGACGAGGTGCAAAATAATTGGCCCACCATGTATCTGAAAGAAGCTAAAACCTGT GCTGAGTGGAGGACCGCCAGCATCAACATCTCCTTCTTCGAGAGCTTCTGCTCGACGGGCCAGCATGCTTTCAACGCCAGCAGGGAAACGTGCACGGTGATGCTGACCTCCCGTGAGCCCCGCTCCCAGCACTGGGCCGTGCGGGCGGTCTTGCACC tcCCTTTGGACCCTGAAAAAGTCCTcgaggagctgcaggagaaggatAAGTTAGAGGAG CTGGGCATCGCCAACATCACCTATGACAAAATGGAGAGGGAGATGATAATCAACGATGAGTTCAGCACACCCCTGATCATCACCATCGTCACCCTGGCTGGCTCCCTGCTGCTGATCGCGGCCATCTACGGCTGCTGCCACCAACGCTTTTCCCAAAAGAAGGACCAG CACATCCACCCTGATCTCCCCGGGTTTGATGATGGACATGTGGCCCTGATCTTTAAC CAGCGCCTGACCGAGGAGCTGCAGACGATGGAGAACGGCTACCACGATAACCCCACGCTGGAGGTGATGGAGACCTcctctgaaatgcaggaaaagaaagtgaaccTCAACGGCGAGCTGGGGGACAGCTGGATCGTTCCTCTCGACACCCTCATGAAGGACGacctggaggaagaggaggacacGCATTTATAG